The Candidatus Methanomethylicota archaeon genome window below encodes:
- a CDS encoding NEW3 domain-containing protein → MPKLFSVIPLELRTSMPKIIPLLLAALLGMLILVPVIPVVVAAGSVWTRSNFIVVKAGDTVGIDISLTVNPGTGVKMDGWSGDTYTLTVTGLPGGSTAKFYYGNVEIKSINVKEGETVTIRLNIVTSSTTVPGDYNVTFIAYSSLTGDTLSLPLTVRILPPESVERKISITPAYPRIQLEQGKSISCPITISNEGAYGEQLTLNAIIPQGWQGTFKTTSGVSGLNTIYLPAKSSTSIIFELTPTQYPELGEYSFTLSVSSVDGVVRASCGIKISVVPRTQPIFSCQFPMKVIQAGETVKFQVGLTNPTSVKQTFNVSVSDLPVNWQAKVKTSGGECIQVINVNPSETVTLIVEISTPTSADSGTYPIILTAKSAWLFENSTLWVTVQSPPVTPAKIELKASPLYLDTYGGSEAKFKIKVSNTGGKDALLNLTAEGLPSDYKVVFKDSTGQQITAIYVEAGQSKEFYVSVSTPQGRMEARSFTVYVFNAELREKVNLTLNIIGFYEIKLTNQNFYTSTNVGGEATYTLYVKNTGNMEVSNVKVAVRGSAPEGFTITIQPTSIRSLGINSEASFTITIQTASNVNAGNYYIDFQVTSDQTGSLPFTLRVEVFQTTNWILYASIILVILVAALFLVYRIFGRR, encoded by the coding sequence ATGCCGAAACTATTTAGCGTAATTCCATTGGAATTGAGAACTTCGATGCCGAAAATAATTCCCCTATTGCTTGCAGCTCTTTTAGGAATGCTAATCCTAGTACCAGTCATTCCAGTGGTGGTTGCAGCTGGATCTGTGTGGACTAGATCTAATTTTATAGTGGTTAAAGCTGGAGACACTGTGGGTATTGATATCTCCTTAACCGTGAATCCAGGGACAGGAGTTAAAATGGATGGCTGGTCGGGAGATACTTACACCCTCACAGTCACTGGACTACCAGGGGGTTCAACGGCAAAATTCTATTATGGCAATGTTGAGATAAAATCCATTAACGTTAAGGAAGGTGAAACTGTAACTATAAGATTAAATATTGTTACATCTTCAACTACGGTTCCAGGCGACTATAACGTAACGTTCATTGCATATTCAAGTTTGACTGGCGATACATTATCACTTCCACTAACAGTTAGAATACTACCACCAGAATCTGTGGAGAGGAAAATCTCAATAACTCCAGCATATCCACGCATTCAGTTGGAGCAGGGGAAGTCAATATCTTGTCCTATCACCATAAGCAATGAAGGGGCATATGGTGAGCAGCTCACTCTAAACGCAATTATCCCTCAAGGGTGGCAAGGAACCTTTAAAACAACATCTGGAGTGAGTGGGCTTAACACCATCTACTTACCAGCTAAAAGCAGTACATCCATAATCTTTGAGTTAACTCCAACCCAATACCCCGAGCTGGGGGAATACTCCTTCACCCTCAGCGTATCTTCTGTGGATGGAGTTGTCCGAGCATCATGTGGTATAAAAATAAGTGTTGTACCGAGAACTCAGCCCATATTTTCATGTCAATTCCCCATGAAAGTAATTCAAGCAGGTGAAACTGTTAAGTTTCAAGTAGGTTTAACGAATCCAACTTCTGTGAAGCAGACGTTCAATGTTTCAGTTAGTGATCTGCCAGTGAATTGGCAAGCAAAAGTAAAGACTTCTGGGGGAGAGTGTATACAGGTAATTAATGTAAATCCAAGTGAAACTGTAACCTTAATTGTTGAGATCTCTACGCCGACAAGTGCGGATAGCGGCACGTATCCCATCATTTTGACAGCTAAATCTGCATGGTTATTTGAAAACTCGACATTATGGGTAACTGTGCAGAGTCCACCCGTTACCCCTGCTAAAATAGAGTTGAAAGCTTCCCCTCTATATCTAGATACGTATGGGGGTTCTGAAGCCAAATTTAAAATAAAAGTTTCAAATACTGGTGGTAAAGATGCGTTACTCAATTTAACTGCTGAAGGGCTTCCATCAGACTACAAAGTTGTCTTCAAAGATTCTACAGGGCAGCAAATTACAGCAATTTATGTGGAGGCTGGGCAGTCAAAGGAATTCTATGTATCGGTTTCAACCCCACAAGGGCGAATGGAGGCAAGAAGCTTCACAGTCTACGTGTTCAATGCTGAGCTCCGAGAAAAGGTGAATTTAACACTTAATATCATAGGTTTCTACGAAATTAAATTAACAAACCAAAACTTCTATACTTCCACAAATGTGGGTGGTGAAGCAACATACACCTTATATGTGAAGAATACGGGGAACATGGAGGTATCAAATGTGAAGGTGGCTGTGAGGGGGTCTGCTCCAGAAGGCTTCACTATAACCATACAGCCAACTTCCATACGATCTTTAGGCATTAATAGTGAAGCTAGCTTCACGATCACAATTCAAACAGCATCAAACGTGAATGCTGGCAATTACTACATTGATTTCCAAGTTACATCCGATCAAACAGGATCATTGCCCTTCACATTAAGAGTAGAAGTTTTCCAAACAACAAATTGGATTTTATATGCTTCAATTATCCTAGTAATTTTGGTTGCAGCCCTATTCCTAGTTTACAGGATATTTGGAAGGAGGTGA
- a CDS encoding ABC transporter ATP-binding protein, with translation MEYAIETYDLTKIYKSGGKEVMALDHLNLKVKRNCVFGLLGPNGAGKTTLIMTLIGLTLPTSGSAKVLGLDVVKESLKIRRRVGVLPEGAAFYDHLTAEQNLNYIAALNDISMEARKKRIEEVLKIVGLLDVKDRKVGGFSRGMKQRLGVAQALLKDPELLLLDEPTAGLDPEASRNFKDLILKLRDEGKTIMISTHLLFEVGPICDNIAIINRGRIVIQGNVKELIEKLMAEEGYKIKVWGKGNIGKFIEALANLKGVKNVRLEENYIIINAVSDIRVEVSRLASECGVEVATLELLTPSLEDLFLKYYKWG, from the coding sequence TTGGAGTACGCTATTGAAACCTATGATTTAACGAAAATATATAAGTCTGGAGGTAAAGAGGTTATGGCATTAGACCATTTAAACTTAAAAGTTAAACGAAACTGCGTATTCGGATTACTTGGCCCTAATGGTGCAGGGAAAACGACATTAATAATGACGCTTATTGGATTAACTCTACCAACTAGTGGCTCTGCAAAAGTACTTGGACTTGATGTGGTGAAGGAATCATTGAAGATTAGGAGGAGGGTTGGGGTTCTACCTGAAGGCGCCGCCTTCTACGATCATCTAACAGCTGAACAAAACCTAAACTATATAGCTGCATTAAATGATATCTCAATGGAAGCCAGAAAGAAACGTATAGAGGAAGTATTGAAGATTGTTGGCTTGCTGGATGTTAAAGATAGGAAGGTTGGTGGATTCTCAAGGGGGATGAAGCAAAGGTTAGGTGTAGCTCAAGCACTCTTAAAAGATCCTGAACTCCTACTACTCGATGAACCCACAGCAGGTTTAGATCCTGAAGCGTCCAGAAACTTCAAAGACCTAATCCTCAAACTTAGAGATGAAGGCAAAACCATAATGATCAGCACACACCTACTCTTTGAGGTAGGCCCCATATGCGACAACATTGCAATAATCAATCGCGGGAGAATTGTGATTCAAGGAAATGTTAAAGAACTTATTGAAAAATTGATGGCTGAAGAAGGTTACAAAATTAAAGTTTGGGGTAAAGGGAATATTGGGAAATTCATTGAAGCCCTCGCAAACCTTAAAGGAGTTAAGAATGTAAGGTTGGAAGAGAATTACATAATCATCAACGCAGTCAGCGATATTAGAGTGGAAGTTAGTAGGCTGGCATCTGAGTGTGGAGTGGAAG